The following are from one region of the Rhizobacter sp. AJA081-3 genome:
- a CDS encoding carbohydrate ABC transporter permease yields the protein MRSWPSSRRIASASTRRSERAVKAQPPRSPMAARKRRAAFLFLAPAVLFFTVYVLWPIGQSIVLSFYEWDGLAPKVFVGLANYRELLDDDTFYKALKNNVIWLALFLLAPPIGLALALFLNQQMRGMRLAKSLFFMPFVLSGVVIGMVFNWFYEPTAGLLALMVGHAMPVLGDEDTVTFGIIAAALWPQTAYCMILYLTGLTAVSPELIEAARIEGAKGFTLLRRVILPQLRPATFIAIVVTVIGALRSFDLISVMSDGGPYGSSTVLAFFMYEQAIKYYRQGYGAAIAVVLMLIMLIYIAYFLTRMIRQEREGGR from the coding sequence ATGCGATCCTGGCCAAGCTCGAGAAGGATCGCCAGCGCATCCACAAGGCGAAGTGAGCGGGCAGTGAAGGCACAGCCTCCCCGGTCGCCGATGGCAGCGCGCAAGCGGCGCGCTGCGTTTCTGTTCCTCGCGCCGGCGGTGCTGTTCTTCACCGTGTACGTGCTCTGGCCGATCGGCCAGAGCATCGTGCTGAGCTTCTACGAGTGGGACGGGCTCGCGCCCAAGGTGTTCGTCGGCCTGGCCAACTACCGGGAGCTGCTCGACGACGACACCTTCTACAAGGCGCTGAAGAACAACGTCATCTGGCTGGCGCTGTTCCTGCTGGCCCCGCCGATCGGGCTGGCGCTGGCGTTGTTCCTGAATCAGCAGATGCGCGGCATGCGTCTGGCGAAGTCGCTGTTCTTCATGCCCTTCGTGCTCTCGGGCGTCGTCATCGGCATGGTGTTCAACTGGTTCTACGAACCGACCGCCGGGCTGCTGGCCTTGATGGTCGGCCACGCCATGCCGGTGCTCGGCGACGAGGACACGGTGACCTTCGGCATCATCGCCGCGGCGCTGTGGCCGCAGACGGCCTACTGCATGATCCTGTACCTCACCGGGCTGACCGCGGTCAGCCCGGAGCTGATCGAGGCGGCGCGCATCGAGGGCGCGAAGGGCTTCACGCTGCTGCGCAGGGTGATCCTGCCGCAGCTGCGGCCGGCGACCTTCATCGCCATCGTCGTCACCGTCATCGGCGCATTGCGCAGCTTCGACCTGATCTCGGTGATGAGCGACGGCGGCCCGTACGGCAGCTCGACCGTGCTCGCCTTCTTCATGTACGAGCAGGCGATCAAGTACTACCGGCAGGGCTACGGCGCCGCCATCGCCGTGGTGCTGATGCTGATCATGCTGATCTACATCGCCTACTTCCTGACGCGCATGATCCGGCAGGAACGCGAGGGCGGAAGGTAG